Part of the Candidatus Hydrogenedentota bacterium genome, CGAGGGTGTGGTTGTTGTTTGAATTTTCGGCGAAAAAAGGTTTTAGTTGCGGGGGAGATGCACCACCAATAGGACAGCACAATCGTCTACGTCAGAGGGGAAGTGGGGGGGAGAAGAGACCTCGCGCACGCTTTATAATGGCGCTTCGCTAAGGGGAGGTGTTAAGAAAAAAAATGGTCGGGGTGACTGGAGTTGAACCAGCGATCTCTTGACCCCCAGTCAAGCGCCTTAACCGGGCTAGGCCACACCCCGACACAATGCAGAGGTCGTACTCTTTACGCTAAGTATATCAAAGTTTCCCGGATAAAGTAAAATAACCTATCCGCTCTGTACCGCTATCCTTGGATCCTCAGTTGAGGGAAAAAGATGACATCACGGATGGAGGGGGAATTGGTGACCAGCATGGCAAGGCGATCAATACCGATACCCAATCCTGCCGCAGGCGGCATCCCCACTTCCAGTGCGAGCAGGAAGTCTTCGTCTAGGAATTGCGCTTCATCATCGCCAGCTTCACGCAGCGCCATTTGTGCTTCGAAGCGTTGCCGCTGATCTTGTGGATCTTTGAGTTCGGAGAAGGCATTACCCACTTCGAGACAGGCGATAAAAGGTTGAAAGCGTTCTGTAAGGGCTTCATTATCGCGTTTCTTCTTTGCTAAGGGGGACAACTCAATGGGGTAGTCATAAAGGAAGGTAGGCTGAACGAGTTGCGGCTGTACCTTCTCTGACATCACTTCGTCCACGATTTTTCCGTAGCCCATGTCGGAGCTAACCTCGATCCCGATTCCTTGGGCAAGGCGTGCCGCCTCATCCCGGTCACGGGTAGCTTCCAGATCAATGCCTGCATAGCGTCTTATGGCCTCGAAAAGGGTGATGCGCTGCCAGGGTCGGGCTACGCTAATCTCTTTTCCTTGATACTCGAATTCGGAACCGCCCACCACGGTTTTAATGACGTGGGTGAGCATTTCTTCTGTTTCGTCCATGAGTCCCATGTAATCTTGATAGGCTTCATAAAGTTCCATGGTGGTAAATTCCGGGTTGTGCCGTCCATCTACCCCTTCGTTTCTGAAACAACGGTTGATTTCAAAAACACGTTCAAATCCGCCAACAAGTAATTTCTTAAGATAGAGTTCCGGTGCAATCCGCAAATAAAATTCTGAGTCGTAGGTATTGTGGTGGGTAATAAAAGGGCGTGCCGTCGCGCCGCCGGGGATGGGGTGGAGCATTGGTGTTTCCACTTCCAGGAAATTGCGTTCAACCAGCCATGCACGCATGACATCGATCATTTGGATTCGTTTGCGGAACGTATCCATAACTTCAGGGTTAGCGACGAGATCCAGGTAACGGTGGCGATAGCGTATTTCCACATCAGATATGCCGTGATATTTTTCGGCGGAAGCACGCAATGATTTGGAAAGCAAGCTATAGCTTTCTGCAAAGATGGTGATCTCGTTGCGCTTTGTTCGTTTCACCAAACCTTTGACACCGAGGAAATCACCGATATCCAAATCTTTAGAATTTTCGTAGGCTTCTTCCCCTACCTGCTTCTCACCCAGAAAAACTTGGATGCGCGCCTTTTCATCGCGTATATCTAAAAAGGTGCTTTTGCCTTGGATGCGCCGTGCCACAATACGGCCTGCAAGTCGTGCGGGGATCGGAATGATTTCGTCTTCAGAAGCTTCTTTCTCCATCCGTTCAAATTGTGCACGGGCAGCATCGATGGTGTGGCTTCTGTCATAACTGTATTGATAAGGTACTTCGCCGCGGCTGAGAATACGATCAAGTTTCGCGAGTCGGTGCCGCCGCAATTCAGCCTCACCGCCTTTGAGGGCAGCGTCGTCGGAAATAGGGGCGTTGTCGGTATCAAAGTTCGATGTGGTCATTTATTTTCATCCCAATAGTTAAAGGCGGACAGTTTCAGTTCAATAGCATGTTTAGGCTGTTTTCGCGTTGCGTTCCAGGTTCCATTTCAAAAAGGCTTCTACAAAAAGGCTCAGATCTCCATCAAGAACTTTATTCACATTCCCTGTTTCCACATTGGTGCGGTGATCTTTGATCATTTGGTAGGGATGCAGGACATAGCTGCGTATTTGGCTGCCCCAAGCCACATCTTGTTGATTCTCACGCTGGGCGTTCATCTCGTTTTCTTGTCGTTTAAGCTCCAGATCATAGAGCTTCGCTTTGAGCATACTTAAAGCGGTTTCCCGGTTTCTGTGCTGTGAGCGCTCAATTTGACAGGAAACAACAATGCCCGTGGGTAGATGGGTCAGTCTCACGGCGCTGCTTGTTTTGTTCACCTTTTGACCGCCTGCGCCGCTTGAGCGGTATACATCCATTTTCAAGTCTTCTTCGCGGATTTCAATATCGATCGTATCGTCTACTTCCGCCAACACTTCAATGGCAGAAAAGGAGGTGTGCCGTCGGGCATTGGAGTCAAAGGGGGAGATACGCACCAAGCGGTGCACGCCTTCTTCTGATTTGAGTGAGCCATAGGCAAAAGGACCGGACACACGAAGGGCGGCACTTTTGAGCCCCGCCTCATCGCCGGGCTGATAATCGAGGACTTCCACTTCAAATTCATTTTGTTCGCAATAGCGCACAATCATGCGATACAAAATGTCGGCCCAGTCGCAAGATTCGGTGCCTCCGGCTCCGGGATGAATATTGACAATGGCGGCATTTTCGTCACGGGGATCCATGAACAAGCTGTTCAATTCAAGGCGATCCAGTTTCTTTTTGATGCTTTCCATTTGACTTTCAATTTCCCCGGTCAGAGAAGCATCGTTTTCTTCAGCGGCTATTGCTGCGAGTGTTTCGGTGTCTTCGATTTCTTGGCGCAGTTCATCGGGGGTAGCGACGATGTTCTTATAGGCTTTTAGCTGTTGAACTACTTTTTGCGATGTTTCTTGATTATCCCAAAAACCGGGAGCAGACATAATTTTTTCAATAGCTGCGATTTCTTGGTTAAGGGCATCCACGTTGAGGCAGTGGCGCAGTTCTTTCAATCGCTTTGCGTAGTTACTTAATGCTTCAAGTTCTGTTTCATACATAAATAAAAATCATCCTGAAATTGTGGTCACGCCGGGGTGACCCTAGCTTGTCAAGCAAGATAGAGGAAGAGATGAAAAAGCACGGGGGCTCCAAACAAAAAGGCGTCGCAGCGATCGAGTGCGCCGCCGTGTCCGGGAAAGAGCTTGCCGGAATCTTTTACGTCAGCACTGCGTTTCAAGGCGCTTTCTGTAAGGTCGCCTAATTGACCCACGACTGCCAACACTAGCCCTATGCCTACATATACTAAAACATGCCAGTTGGGATAAGATTCCCAATGGAGCTGTTCTTTTAACAGAAACAAGACGGCTCCGGCTGCTGCGGCACTAACTAATCCGGCGATTGAACCTTCTACCGTCTTGTTAGGGCTGATCGTGGGCGCCAGTTTGTGTTTGCCGATCTGCTTCCCAATTAAATAGGCGCCGGTGTCAGACGTGCCAATCAGTACGAGCAACAGCGTAATTAAGGCAGGTCCAACGGTTGCGCTTTGGTGGAGCAACACAAAATAGGCGGGTAAATAACCGCCGTAGAGCAATGCAAGCGCGCCGACAGCGAGATCTGCCATGTCTTTCTTGGGCGTTGCAAGAAATGCAATCATGGTGCCTAAAAAACAAAGCGCTGTTGCCATAGGCAGCGCGTCGAAGAGCGGGCTAATCGCTAAGATGGGGGCAAAGACCGTGACAGGCCGCGCCAGTTCGTTCATAGCGCGCTTGCCCGCCATGGCGAAGAATTCGCGGGTCCCCATAAAGCTTAAAAAGCATACGAGCGCCAAAAAAAGCCACCGTAAAGCGGGCAGCCATACGATCACAGCAACAATGGGCAACCACACACCGGCGGTAATAACCCTAAGTGCCAAACCGTCTATAGATCGTTGCTTCACGGCCGGCCTCCGAAACGTCGTCGTCTGGATTGATATTCCACAATGGCATCGTTCAAACAGTCACGATTGAAGTCGGGCCATAACGTAGGGGTAATAATAATTTCTGCGTAAGATATTTGCCAAAGCATAAAGTTACTGATTCTATTTTCACCGCTGGTCCGAATTAAAAGATCCACTTCTGTATGTCCGGGCGCATATAAATTGGCGGCAAAGTTTTCTTCGGTAATGTCTTCTTCTTTGAGTTCTCCGGAAATGACTTGGTGAACCATACGTTTGGTTGCGTCAACAAGTTCTTGGCGCCCGCCATAATTCAATGCTACGCATACAGTCATCCCCTTATTGTTGCAGGTGAGCTCAATACCTTTTTTAATATCGGCAGCCGTTTCTTGGGGCAGCTTCTCGAGGGAGCCAATATGCAGCAGGCGCACATCGGTTTCATTAATGCGACTGGAATAACGCTTCACATACCGCGACATAAGAGAAAATAACGATTGTACTTCCTGTTTAGAGCGGCGCCAATTTTCGGTACTGAACGCGAATAAAGAAAAGGTCTGAACCCCTAATTCGCGGCAGCACTCCGTAATCTCATAGACATTATTTGCGCCCGCCTCGTGACCTTTCATCCGCGTTTTACCGTGACGTTCTGCCCAACGGCCATTGCCATCCATGATAATGGCAATATGTTTCGGGACACGTTCCGGGTCGATACGACTATCAATTTTTATAGGGTTGGTCATATCTACGCTCCATTTTCGCGCGTTCTTGCCGGGCGTATTGATTCAGGACAGATGCTGAAGCTATCAATCAAAAAAGCCGCGAAAGGATAAACCTGCCGCGGCTCCGATTGACGTATGCGCAGCTGAAGCGCCTTGTCTTCAGACTTCCATAATATCGAGTTCTTTGGCTTTGAACACGTCATCCATCATCTGCACATGGGTGTCTGTTTCTTTTTGAACGTCGTCAGACAACTGATGTGCCTGATCTTCGGGGATCACGCCGTCCTTTTGTTGTGTCTTAATTGTTTCCATTGCATGACGGCGTACATTGCGTACCGCGACTTTCGCTTCTTCCGTCATTTTGCCGGCAAGCTTCACCAATTCACGGCGTCGCTCTTCCGTGAGCGGAGGAATAGGAATGCGAATCAACCGGCCGTCATTCGTAGGGTTGATATTGAGCGAGGAAGAACGCAAAGACTTTTCTACCACGGCAATTTGTGATTTATCCCAGAGATCAATAGCGAGCAGATGGGGATCGGGAACGGTTACGTTGCCTAATTGATTGATTTTCATTTTAGAACCGTAAACGTCAATGTCGATGGTGTCGAGCATGGCGGGATTTGCGCGTCCCGTACGGATGTTCGACAACTCTTGTTTAAGCGCTTGTACGCTTTTTTCCATCTTGTCGCTGGCTTCTTTAATGATAGCTGTGTGGGGCATGATTATTCTTCCTTCACCAAAGTTCCAATAGATTCTCCTTGTATGACACGAAGCAGATTGCCGGGATGGGTAAGGTCGAAGACCAAGACCGGCAATCTGTTTTCCTGACAAAGGGAAATAGCCGTTGCATCCATAACACGCAAACGACGGGCGAGTATTTCGGAATAGCTCAGCTCTTCGTAGCGCACGGCATCTTTATGAGATTCGGGGTCGGCCGAATAAATACCGTCTACACGAGTCGCTTTGATTAATATTTCCGCTCCGATTTCGCTGGCCCGTAATGCGGCTGCTGTATCCGTTGTAAAAAAAGGATTTCCTGTACCGGCAGCAAAGATTACAACGCGTCCTTTATCCAGATGTCGGGTGGCTCTGCGCCGTATATAGCGTTCCGCCACGGGCGGCATTTCTATGGCGCTCATGACGCGTGTGAAAACACCGCGGTTCTCGAGCGCTGCCTGGATAGCAAGGGCATTGATAACGGTCGCGAGCATACCCATATAATCACCGGTGGGGCGATCAAGTCCTGTTTCGGAGGCGTTAGCGCCGCGAAAGATGTTGCCGCCGCCCACGACCAAACCAATTTCTACACCGAGAGAAGCCACGTCTACGATTTCATCGCAGAATCGTCCCACCGTTTGAAAATCAATGCCGCCGTCGCAGTCAGGGCCTTCCAAGGCCTGACCGCTGAGTTTGAGCATGATACGTTTATAAATGGCTTGGGACAACGCAGCACTCCTGATCTCTATTGTTCTTCTGCTTTAGCCAGTTCAGCGGCGACTTCAGCGGCGAGGTCACACTTAGGCTTTTCAATGCATTCACCCAGCTGGAATCGGGTAAAGCGTCGGATCGCGATTTTTTCGCCGCATTTGGCGGTAAGTTCTGACATGAGATCCGTAATGGTCTTTTTGTCGTCCTTAACAAAAGGCTGTTCTAAAAGACATACTTCGCTGAACCACTTTTGCATTTTGCCTTCGGCGATTTTTTCGCAAATGGCTTCCGGTTTGCCCGTTTCAACGGCTTGATTTACATAGACGGCCTTTTCCGCTTCGTAATCCGCTGCGGGTACCTCTTCTTTGGTCACATAGGTGGGATTGGTCGAACAAATTTGCAAGCAGACATCTTTCACGAAAGTTTTGAAGTCGTCGCCTCGTGCGACAAAGTCGGTTTCACAATTGACTTCCACGAGCACTCCGAGTTTACCGCCCATATGAATATAGGAAGCAACGGCGCCTTCAGAGGCAACTTTGTCAGCCCGTTTCGCCGCTTTGGCAATTCCTTTTTCTCGAAGATATTTCACCGCTTCATCAAAATCGCCATTGCGTTCTTGCAATGCGTGTTTACAATCCATCATGCCGGCGCCGGTAGCATCCCGCAGTTCTTTAACTTGTGCCGCTGTAATGGCCATAATATTTTTTCTCCTTACAATTAAGTGGGAAGGGGTTTCTAGTATAGATTTGTTCTATGAGGTTTTGACGTGCAACCGCGTTTCAGTAAAACTCAAGCTTCTTCTTTTTCTTCGTCGGAAGCTTCGTCTTTTGCCGCTTCGGGAGCCGCTTCTTCTGTAGCAGCCGTGTCATACTGCGCGTCATAAGCCTCGTCTTTTGCCGCTTCATCCTGCACTGCAGTTTCTTCAGCCGTTGCTTCTGCAGCAGGCGCGTCATCGGAACTGTCGGCGCCTTCATTCTTGGCGCGGCGTGTCGCTTCTTCTTCTGCGCGAATCTTTTCCGCCCGTAGCTTTCCTTCAATGACCGCGTCCGCCATAAGCCGGCAATACAGGTCAATGGCACGGATCGCATCGTCATTTCCGGGGATAGGCAGATCAACATCATCGGGATCGCAGTTTGTGTCCACTACACCGATGCAGGGGATTCCCAATCGTCTGGCTTCTTTCACGGCAATATCTTCACGGCCAATGTCGATGACAAACATAACGCTGGGCAGGCCGGGCATATGCTGAATACCGAGCAGATCTTTTTCAAGTTTCTCTCGTTTTTTGTTCAGCTTCACCGCTTCTTTTTTGGTGTATTTTTCGATGGTGCCATCGGTCACCATGGTTTGCAGGCGCGTCAGTTCTGCAATACTCTGCTGGACAGTCTGGTAGTTGGTCAATGTTCCGCCCAGCCAGCGTTTCTTCATATAATACATGCCGCAACGTTCGGCTTCACGCCGGATCGTTTCCTGGGCTTGACGCTTGGTGCCGACAAAAAGCACATGTCCGCCTTTGGTGACCACATCAAGGACAAGACTGTAGGCTTGATACAGTTGACGGAGACTATGTTTCAAGTCAATCAGGTAGATGCCGTTGCGCTGGCTGAAGATGTAACGAGCCATCTTGGGGTTCCAGCGTCGGGTTTGGTGGCCGAAATGAATGCCGGCTTCCAGTAATTCGCGCATTGTAACCAATGCCATAGGGTAATCCTCCATTCGGGTTAAACCTCAGGGCGCCGGCGTGTATTCGGCTCACATTGCCGAACACCCGAATAAATAGCCTGACTGACAGGCATGACATGGCGCCCTTGTGTAATTGGAAAGTGGTATCATAACATGAATAATCGGGATAGTGCAATCTTAGCCTGCTGCCCGCACGACCATTTTTCCGTGACTGTGGCATTAGGAAAGTCCAACGCTTTATTTTGGGGCACAACCGCTTTCTCCGAGTCAAATCGCAACATTAAAGATCGAAGTCTTTTTTCAGGAAAGGGGTGCAATTCGAGTTTGAAGCTGTGCTTGGATTAAAAGTTGCATTTCAAAATCATGATGCTCTATAATCCATTTAATTAGGAAGTCTTAATTTATTTGGGAGTTCCCTTGCCTACTGTCGGTTCGATTCTCAAACACGTTTGAATCAGTTGTTCTGAATTGTTAATGTGATGTACCTACCGTTCAGTAAGTAAAGAAAAGGTGGATGTCGATTATGGACACATTGATTGATAAAATTTTGAAACTTGAAACGGATGCCGACGCCATTGTGGAAAAGGCCCATGAAGATGCCAAAGCCTTGCAAAAGCAAACCGACGCCATTGTCCTTGCCCAGCAACAAGAAATAGCGGCCTCTTTGGACGAACGAGTGGAAGCTTTTCGCAAGGAAGCCTTGGAGCGGTATGAATCGGAGACCCTGCAGCAAAAGGCCGCTGCCGAGAAATCGGTTGGCGCTTTATCGCAAATTTCCGAAGATCTTATTGCTCAGCAACGGGAGAAGATCGTAGCCAAATTTCGTGAGATATAATCATGTCCATTGACACAATGAAAAAAATGACACTTCTTTGTCCCGTCTCCGATACGCAGGAAGTGATGGATAAACTGCACGAGATGGGGGTCATGGAAGTTGTCGATGTATTTGATCGGTATCAAGACGCTGAAGAAAAACTTACCCGCCAAGAAGTGTCTACCGAGAGCTGCGACAGCAATCTGCAGCGCCTGAATTTGATTATCGGCCTTCTCGATAATTTCGCGCCGGTGAAAAAGTCTTTTATCCAAGGTTTGGCTCCCGTTCCGTTGCTCGTCGATCCCGACGAACTCGAAAAGGTTAAAGCGAATTTTGACTTGGATCGGTACTACGAAGAAGCGGAAAAATTAGATAGCAAATATCGTCGTGTCGAACGCAGTTTGAGCGAAGTGGAAAGTCGTCTGAAAGACTTACGTCCTCTAGAAGCACTTCCTTTCCCTGTTGACTCCTTTCATAAAATTAAATCCGTCACATTGCGTTTCGGCAGCATTTCAAAATCTGGACTGGAGTCTCTCCAAGCTGATACCGCTTTGCCGGCATTGGCCGCTTTTGAAGAAGTGAAACGTCTTAAACTTGATCATGGTGGAGACGGCGAGTCCGACACCGATAAACGTTGGATCGTGACCGCCTGTCTCCCGGAATCACAAGACAGTTTCGACCGGTGTTTGGCTGATCATGGTTTCCTCGAAATTACCTTGCCGAATATCAACGGCACCGTTCATGAAATGGTGAAACATCTCAAAGAGGAACGGCACCAACTCCAAGAACGGATTTGTTTTGTCGCCTCGGAAACGGAAGCTTTGGCAGAGCACCGGCACAGCTTTTTGTTGCTCCGTAGTTATTGGGAGGATCGGCGCAAATTAAGTCTTGCTCAGACGCAAAGTGCCGTCGGGAAATGGGTGCAGATGGTGACCGGTTTCATTCGTGAAGTCGATGTACCTTCCGTAGAAAGTATGTTGAAAAGTAATTTTTCCGGCGCGTCTCTTTTTGTAGAGTCCTGTACCGATGAGGACAATCCTCCCGTAAATATTTCCTTGTCGCCTATGATTCGGCCTGCTCAGATGCTTGTTGATCTTTTCGGGCGGCCCGCTTATAATACTTTCGATCCCTCGCCCTTGATTCTGCCTACCTTCCTCATATTCTTCGGCATCTGTTTTGGTGATGTTGCCTATGGAAGCATGTTGGTTTTGCTGAGCCTTTATATCATGCGCAAAACCAAAGCCTATGAAGGGGTCTACAATTTTGCAAGACTTTTATTCTATTCCGGTCTGAGCACGATGTTCTTTGGATTTATACTGGGCTCTTTCTTCGGCGACCTCTACGCAGAAAAATATCTCGGTGAAAATAATTTATTACTTCAGCTTATGACCACTACGCAGATTTTAGATCCCCTCCAAAAACCCATTGTCGCGTTGCTCGCTTCGGTTGCCATCGGTATAGCAAACCAGTTTTATGGTATTGCTTTAAAAATGTATGATGCTTTGCAGCGGGGCGATAAAATCGAAGCCTTCTGCGACGGACTGTTGTGGCTGATTATTTTACCCGGCTTTTCCATTGTGATCGCTAAAATGTTCGCTCCCATCCCGAGCGTAGTATTCAACATTGGCTTGCTTCTCTTTATTGGCGGCGCTCTCGGGCTTATTCTTACACAAGGACGAGATGCCGAGGGCATACCCGCCAAATTAATCACCGGCGTGATCAGCCTCTATGGTATTGTGGGTAGTTATGGGCTTACCGCCTTTATAGGCGATACCATGTCCTATTGCCGGCTCCTCGCCCTGTCGCTGACCACCACCATTGTAGCGTTATCCTTTAATATGATGGCGGATCTGCTCCGTCCCATTCCTTATGTAGGCGCTTTCCTCTTTGTCTTTATTTTGATTGTCGCCCATATCTTTAATTTTTTAATCAACGTGTTGGGTGCCTTTGTGCACTCCATGCGTCTTATCTTCGTTGAGTTTTTCGGACGCTTTTACACAACAGGTTCCAAACCTTTTTCGCCGCTTGGTTTCGATTCCAAAAATGCAATCCTGCATAAGCAACGATAAAAGCTTTGGTTCTTGACTGTGTAAAACTGTTTTCGTGCTGAATATTGGCAACATTAGTAATGGAGAGTAATCATGGATCAAGCATTGGCTGTTGAAATTGGTCGTGGGTTGGCTATCGCGGGAGCAGGGCTTGCCGTCGGCTTGGGATGTTGCGGTTCCGGTAAAGGCATTGGTATTGCCTCACAGGCCGCTGCCGGAGTGATCAGTGAGAAACCGGATCTCTTCGGTCAGTTGTT contains:
- the uppS gene encoding di-trans,poly-cis-decaprenylcistransferase, whose amino-acid sequence is MTNPIKIDSRIDPERVPKHIAIIMDGNGRWAERHGKTRMKGHEAGANNVYEITECCRELGVQTFSLFAFSTENWRRSKQEVQSLFSLMSRYVKRYSSRINETDVRLLHIGSLEKLPQETAADIKKGIELTCNNKGMTVCVALNYGGRQELVDATKRMVHQVISGELKEEDITEENFAANLYAPGHTEVDLLIRTSGENRISNFMLWQISYAEIIITPTLWPDFNRDCLNDAIVEYQSRRRRFGGRP
- a CDS encoding UMP kinase is translated as MSQAIYKRIMLKLSGQALEGPDCDGGIDFQTVGRFCDEIVDVASLGVEIGLVVGGGNIFRGANASETGLDRPTGDYMGMLATVINALAIQAALENRGVFTRVMSAIEMPPVAERYIRRRATRHLDKGRVVIFAAGTGNPFFTTDTAAALRASEIGAEILIKATRVDGIYSADPESHKDAVRYEELSYSEILARRLRVMDATAISLCQENRLPVLVFDLTHPGNLLRVIQGESIGTLVKEE
- the rpsB gene encoding 30S ribosomal protein S2, which gives rise to MALVTMRELLEAGIHFGHQTRRWNPKMARYIFSQRNGIYLIDLKHSLRQLYQAYSLVLDVVTKGGHVLFVGTKRQAQETIRREAERCGMYYMKKRWLGGTLTNYQTVQQSIAELTRLQTMVTDGTIEKYTKKEAVKLNKKREKLEKDLLGIQHMPGLPSVMFVIDIGREDIAVKEARRLGIPCIGVVDTNCDPDDVDLPIPGNDDAIRAIDLYCRLMADAVIEGKLRAEKIRAEEEATRRAKNEGADSSDDAPAAEATAEETAVQDEAAKDEAYDAQYDTAATEEAAPEAAKDEASDEEKEEA
- a CDS encoding phosphatidate cytidylyltransferase, which produces MKQRSIDGLALRVITAGVWLPIVAVIVWLPALRWLFLALVCFLSFMGTREFFAMAGKRAMNELARPVTVFAPILAISPLFDALPMATALCFLGTMIAFLATPKKDMADLAVGALALLYGGYLPAYFVLLHQSATVGPALITLLLVLIGTSDTGAYLIGKQIGKHKLAPTISPNKTVEGSIAGLVSAAAAGAVLFLLKEQLHWESYPNWHVLVYVGIGLVLAVVGQLGDLTESALKRSADVKDSGKLFPGHGGALDRCDAFLFGAPVLFHLFLYLA
- a CDS encoding peptide chain release factor 2, translating into MYETELEALSNYAKRLKELRHCLNVDALNQEIAAIEKIMSAPGFWDNQETSQKVVQQLKAYKNIVATPDELRQEIEDTETLAAIAAEENDASLTGEIESQMESIKKKLDRLELNSLFMDPRDENAAIVNIHPGAGGTESCDWADILYRMIVRYCEQNEFEVEVLDYQPGDEAGLKSAALRVSGPFAYGSLKSEEGVHRLVRISPFDSNARRHTSFSAIEVLAEVDDTIDIEIREEDLKMDVYRSSGAGGQKVNKTSSAVRLTHLPTGIVVSCQIERSQHRNRETALSMLKAKLYDLELKRQENEMNAQRENQQDVAWGSQIRSYVLHPYQMIKDHRTNVETGNVNKVLDGDLSLFVEAFLKWNLERNAKTA
- the frr gene encoding ribosome recycling factor codes for the protein MPHTAIIKEASDKMEKSVQALKQELSNIRTGRANPAMLDTIDIDVYGSKMKINQLGNVTVPDPHLLAIDLWDKSQIAVVEKSLRSSSLNINPTNDGRLIRIPIPPLTEERRRELVKLAGKMTEEAKVAVRNVRRHAMETIKTQQKDGVIPEDQAHQLSDDVQKETDTHVQMMDDVFKAKELDIMEV
- the tsf gene encoding translation elongation factor Ts; translation: MAITAAQVKELRDATGAGMMDCKHALQERNGDFDEAVKYLREKGIAKAAKRADKVASEGAVASYIHMGGKLGVLVEVNCETDFVARGDDFKTFVKDVCLQICSTNPTYVTKEEVPAADYEAEKAVYVNQAVETGKPEAICEKIAEGKMQKWFSEVCLLEQPFVKDDKKTITDLMSELTAKCGEKIAIRRFTRFQLGECIEKPKCDLAAEVAAELAKAEEQ
- the lysS gene encoding lysine--tRNA ligase; amino-acid sequence: MTTSNFDTDNAPISDDAALKGGEAELRRHRLAKLDRILSRGEVPYQYSYDRSHTIDAARAQFERMEKEASEDEIIPIPARLAGRIVARRIQGKSTFLDIRDEKARIQVFLGEKQVGEEAYENSKDLDIGDFLGVKGLVKRTKRNEITIFAESYSLLSKSLRASAEKYHGISDVEIRYRHRYLDLVANPEVMDTFRKRIQMIDVMRAWLVERNFLEVETPMLHPIPGGATARPFITHHNTYDSEFYLRIAPELYLKKLLVGGFERVFEINRCFRNEGVDGRHNPEFTTMELYEAYQDYMGLMDETEEMLTHVIKTVVGGSEFEYQGKEISVARPWQRITLFEAIRRYAGIDLEATRDRDEAARLAQGIGIEVSSDMGYGKIVDEVMSEKVQPQLVQPTFLYDYPIELSPLAKKKRDNEALTERFQPFIACLEVGNAFSELKDPQDQRQRFEAQMALREAGDDEAQFLDEDFLLALEVGMPPAAGLGIGIDRLAMLVTNSPSIRDVIFFPQLRIQG